The following coding sequences are from one Osmia bicornis bicornis chromosome 2, iOsmBic2.1, whole genome shotgun sequence window:
- the LOC114880396 gene encoding acyl-CoA Delta-9 desaturase-like, protein MYSSTVTQYEEKKEVNGKVEEDVEPLALPSEESSARQPIIWRNVIGIIVLHFLPVYGFVNGYRDAKFWTWIWSIVYGLVAGVGVTAGAHRLWAHRSYSAKVPLRIFLAYLYCMAGQTHFYKWIRDHRTHHRYTETTADPHDATRGFFFSHIGWLMVKRHPSVKKYGSKIDMTDVASDPVIKFYDKYYEIIMVWLCFVQPILLPVFMWGETWFISIHATLIRYVWSLHATFIVNSFAHMWGNRPYNRRVKPTENATVSFFALGEGWHNYHHSFPWDYKAAELGAYSLNPTTAFIELMARVGFAYNLKTPSKVLVDRTIMKKGDGTDSLWGHQRH, encoded by the exons ATGTACAGTTCAACGGTGACTCAATACGAGGAGAAGAAAGAGGTGAACGGAAAGGTGGAAGAGGACGTGGAACCGCTTGCATTACCGTCGGAGGAAAGCTCAGCTAGGCAACCTATAATATGGCGAAATGTGATTGGTATCATTGTGCTTCATTTCCTCCCCGTTTACGGTTTCGTGAACGGCTATCGAGATGCCAAGTTCTGGACGTGGATTTGGA GTATCGTGTACGGACTGGTGGCTGGTGTGGGAGTAACAGCAGGTGCCCATCGACTATGGGCGCACAGAAGTTACTCGGCCAAAGTTCCTCTACGTATCTTTTTAGCTTACTTATACTGTATGGCTGGTCAA ACGCATTTTTACAAGTGGATCAGGGATCACAGAACGCATCACAGGTACACGGAAACCACGGCTGATCCGCACGATGCAACACGCGGATTCTTCTTCTCTCATATCGGTTGGCTGATGGTTAAACGACACCCGTCCGTCAAGAAATACGGCAGTAAAATCGATATGACCGACGTCGCATCGGATCCTGTAATAAAGTTCTACGACAA GTATTACGAGATCATTATGGTTTGGCTCTGCTTCGTTCAACCGATATTGTTGCCAGTTTTCATGTGGGGCGAAACATGGTTCATAAGCATTCACGCGACGCTCATCCGCTACGTGTGGTCGTTACACGCCACTTTTATCGTTAACAGTTTCGCTCACATGTGGGGAAATCGACCGTATAACAG GAGGGTGAAGCCTACGGAAAACGCGACCGTGTCTTTCTTCGCTCTCGGCGAAGGTTGGCACAATTACCATCATTCTTTCCCGTGGGACTACAAGGCTGCCGAGCTCGGGGCTTACAGCTTGAATCCAACCACCGCGTTCATAGAACTGATGGCACGCGTTGGTTTCGCGTACAATCTGAAAACACCGTCGAAAGTGCTGGTCGATCGAACGATCATGAAAAAAGGGGACGGAACCGACAGCCTTTGGGGACATCAGAGACACTGA